A genome region from Mesorhizobium sp. B2-1-8 includes the following:
- a CDS encoding homocysteine S-methyltransferase family protein, giving the protein MKPVILTDGGMGQELVRRSKSEPTPLWSARVLIDEPDLVRGLHAEFIRAGARVITINTYSATPERLAREGAEDLFKPLQKRGIDLARQARDEAGEAAIAGCLSPLFGSYAPALTISYQDTLDIYRRIVAEQADGVDLFLCETMASAEEARAAVTAASESGKPVWVSWTLADHGTPRLRSGETIASAAEALGNLPVAARLLNCCRPEAIAAALPELIELGGPVGAYANGFTSTEALKHGGTVDVLHARHDLGPDAYADQAVGWVEAGADIVGGCCEVGPAHIAALRDRLQQDGYAISGVSHA; this is encoded by the coding sequence ATGAAGCCGGTTATCCTCACCGATGGCGGCATGGGTCAGGAGTTGGTGCGGCGCAGCAAGTCCGAGCCGACGCCGCTGTGGTCGGCCAGGGTGCTGATCGACGAACCGGACCTCGTGCGCGGCTTGCATGCCGAATTCATCCGCGCCGGCGCCCGCGTCATCACCATAAACACCTATTCGGCGACGCCGGAACGGCTGGCGCGCGAAGGTGCGGAAGACCTGTTCAAGCCATTGCAGAAGCGTGGCATCGACCTCGCCAGGCAAGCGCGCGACGAAGCCGGTGAGGCGGCGATCGCCGGCTGCCTGTCACCGCTTTTCGGCAGCTACGCGCCGGCGCTGACCATCTCCTATCAGGACACGCTCGACATCTACCGCCGTATCGTCGCCGAGCAGGCTGATGGCGTCGACCTGTTCCTGTGCGAGACCATGGCGTCGGCCGAAGAGGCACGCGCAGCGGTCACCGCCGCATCGGAAAGCGGCAAGCCTGTCTGGGTGTCATGGACCCTGGCCGACCACGGCACGCCGCGCTTGCGCAGTGGCGAGACGATTGCTTCGGCGGCGGAGGCGCTCGGAAATCTGCCGGTGGCGGCGCGGCTGCTCAACTGCTGCCGCCCGGAAGCGATCGCGGCGGCCTTGCCGGAACTGATCGAGCTCGGCGGCCCGGTCGGCGCCTATGCCAATGGCTTCACCTCCACCGAAGCGCTCAAGCATGGCGGCACGGTGGATGTACTGCATGCCCGCCACGACCTCGGTCCGGATGCCTACGCCGACCAGGCTGTCGGCTGGGTCGAAGCCGGTGCGGACATCGTCGGCGGTTGCTGCGAGGTCGGTCCTGCCCATATCGCCGCCTTGCGCGACCGGCTGCAACAGGACGGCTACGCCATCTCGGGAGTCTCACATGCCTAA
- a CDS encoding MFS transporter, protein MTAELSAGATDRADVPARAMLLLPLTVACGVFMTSLDQNVVVTALPGISESLGRPPSQLGLLITVYVASLIISMPLGGWAADRFGLRNVYCFALLVFAASSALCGLSNDIWTLVGARALQGFGGALMGTLGQVVILSTFPRSRTLKINMYISLAGQSGPLVGPLVGGALTTYISWRWIFFINVPFALAAAILAASLFPTMTKPVRTRFDFPGFLLVGSGMVLLVFGMDSLAAKDAAGSMIAAELVLALIILTAASFYCLRVRNPLLDLKLLRIRTFRISFLTGGGLDTIGLSSVVFLLPLMFQLGFGMSAVQAGSLTFVAAVGSVGMRVFMPRLLNRFGFRRVLVFNTPVVAAMVAGFALMEATTPIWITLTYIFVFGVFRSVQWASTGNLAYSDIAPEQLARFSALYYILWQLAVAISVGLAAAMLSFLAGGGPAVAGDFRILFVIEGVITLCALLAYLKLTPQDGAHVSGHGAQMNTE, encoded by the coding sequence ATGACCGCTGAACTATCAGCCGGCGCCACCGATCGCGCCGATGTGCCGGCAAGAGCGATGCTCCTGCTGCCGCTGACGGTCGCCTGCGGCGTGTTCATGACCAGCCTCGACCAGAATGTCGTGGTGACGGCGCTGCCGGGCATCAGTGAAAGCCTTGGCCGTCCGCCAAGCCAGCTCGGCCTGCTGATCACCGTCTACGTCGCGAGCCTGATCATCTCGATGCCGCTTGGCGGCTGGGCCGCCGATCGTTTCGGCCTGCGCAACGTCTATTGCTTCGCCTTGCTGGTGTTTGCCGCTTCATCGGCCCTGTGCGGGCTGTCGAACGACATCTGGACACTCGTCGGCGCCCGCGCGCTGCAGGGCTTCGGCGGTGCGCTGATGGGCACGCTCGGCCAAGTCGTCATCCTGTCGACCTTCCCTCGTAGCCGGACCTTGAAGATCAACATGTATATCTCGCTGGCCGGCCAGTCCGGGCCGCTGGTCGGTCCGCTCGTCGGCGGCGCGCTGACCACCTACATCTCCTGGCGCTGGATCTTCTTCATCAACGTGCCGTTCGCGCTCGCGGCGGCAATCCTTGCCGCCTCACTGTTCCCGACAATGACCAAGCCGGTGCGCACGCGGTTCGATTTTCCAGGCTTTTTGCTGGTCGGCAGCGGCATGGTGCTGCTGGTCTTCGGCATGGATTCCCTGGCGGCGAAAGACGCCGCCGGCAGCATGATCGCGGCCGAGCTCGTACTGGCGCTCATCATCCTGACGGCCGCCTCCTTCTATTGTCTGCGTGTGCGCAATCCCCTGCTCGATCTCAAGCTCCTGCGCATCCGCACCTTCCGCATCTCCTTCCTCACCGGCGGCGGGCTGGACACGATCGGTCTCAGCTCCGTCGTCTTCCTGCTGCCGCTGATGTTCCAGCTCGGCTTCGGCATGAGCGCGGTGCAGGCGGGATCGCTGACCTTCGTGGCAGCGGTCGGCTCGGTAGGTATGCGTGTCTTCATGCCACGCCTTCTCAACCGCTTCGGTTTTCGCCGCGTGCTGGTCTTCAACACGCCCGTTGTTGCCGCCATGGTCGCGGGCTTCGCCTTGATGGAAGCAACGACGCCGATCTGGATCACGCTCACCTACATCTTCGTCTTTGGCGTCTTTCGCTCGGTGCAATGGGCTTCGACCGGCAACCTCGCCTATTCCGACATCGCGCCCGAACAGCTCGCCCGCTTCAGTGCGCTCTACTACATCCTCTGGCAGTTGGCGGTCGCGATCAGCGTCGGCCTTGCGGCTGCGATGCTGTCGTTTCTCGCCGGCGGCGGGCCGGCCGTCGCCGGCGATTTCCGGATCCTGTTCGTGATCGAAGGCGTCATCACGCTCTGCGCCCTGCTCGCCTATCTCAAGCTGACGCCGCAGGACGGCGCCCATGTCAGCGGTCACGGCGCGCAAATGAATACGGAATAG
- a CDS encoding sarcosine oxidase subunit alpha → MSPRRTDTGGRIDRLKTIRFTFDGVAYTGHGGDTLASALLASGVTLFGRSFKYHRPRGLLSAGVEEPNALVTVLKGEVREPNIPATMVEIHDGLIAVSQNRFPSLTWDIHAVNQLGGKLLSAGFYYKTFMGPVVGPLKGTRFWMFCEHFIRRAAGLGSAGSAKDPARYERMNAFCDVLVVGSGPAGLMAAKTAADQGARVMLADLEPRFGGSANWSGETIDGAPAADWVRRTVAQLEARDNVRLLPRTTVWGYYDSNTLAALERVSDHKAQPAKGEPRHRYWAIRAGSVVLATGAFERPLVFPGNDRPGVMLAHAAERYANEFGVLPGQRVVVFTNNDSAYRSALALKQAGAAIVAIVDVRPQPSAEMSALAGEAEAELLSGHAVVATEGGKALSGLKVQRFDRVAGALSGDARSVHADCLLMSGGWSPTIHLASQAGARAEWNEALQAFLPPMPTQKWVGAGAFNGHFMTLEAILDGRNAGLTAVGATVAPMAYPDIESLPCDPCPAPVFEIKGSGKSFVDFQHDVTAEDVRLAHREGFVSVEHLKRYTTLGMATDQGKSSNVPGLAIMAEALGRPIPEVGTTRFRPPFAPVSIGSLAAERFGDLKPERLTPMHDWHVDNGATMYSAGLWYRPMIYGHAGETVEQAYVREAKATRESAGIVDVSTLGKIAVQGPDAAAFLDRVYTNMFSTLAVGKARYGLMLREDGFAFDDGTTWRLGEQDFLMTTTTANAGKVMQHLEYFLDVIWPELKVHVTSVTDEWAGAAIGGPKARQILAACVTGTAVDNATLPFMGIVHGEISGVPVMICRLSFSGEMAFEVYCGAGHGTHVWEALIEAGKPLGLVTYGLEALGTMRIEKGHVTGAEIDGRTTARDLHLDWMLSKKKPFIGSAMMDREGLVASERLELVGLIALDNRPLNGGAHIVEEVDEANPHGSIGHITACCYSPALGKHIALALVKGGKARHGTRAHVSDPLRNRFGPVEIVSNHFYDPEGTRMHG, encoded by the coding sequence ATGAGCCCGCGCCGCACCGACACCGGCGGCCGCATAGACCGGCTGAAGACCATCCGCTTCACGTTCGACGGCGTTGCCTATACCGGGCATGGCGGCGACACGCTGGCATCCGCCCTGCTGGCCAGCGGCGTCACGCTGTTCGGGCGTTCTTTCAAATACCACCGCCCGCGCGGCCTGCTGAGCGCAGGCGTCGAGGAGCCCAACGCGCTGGTAACGGTGCTGAAGGGCGAAGTGCGCGAGCCCAACATTCCGGCAACCATGGTCGAGATCCATGACGGGCTGATCGCCGTCAGCCAGAACCGTTTTCCCTCGCTCACCTGGGACATCCATGCCGTCAACCAGCTCGGCGGCAAGCTGCTGTCGGCCGGCTTCTACTACAAGACCTTCATGGGACCGGTTGTCGGCCCGCTGAAAGGCACGCGCTTCTGGATGTTCTGCGAACACTTCATCCGCCGAGCCGCCGGCCTCGGCAGCGCCGGATCGGCAAAGGACCCGGCCCGCTATGAGCGCATGAACGCCTTTTGCGACGTTCTGGTGGTCGGCTCCGGCCCGGCCGGCCTGATGGCCGCCAAGACCGCCGCGGATCAAGGCGCCCGCGTCATGCTGGCCGATCTCGAGCCGCGTTTCGGCGGGTCGGCCAACTGGTCCGGCGAAACCATCGATGGCGCGCCCGCCGCTGATTGGGTGCGGCGCACCGTCGCCCAGCTCGAGGCGCGGGACAATGTCCGGCTTCTGCCGCGCACCACGGTCTGGGGTTACTACGACAGCAACACGCTTGCCGCGCTCGAGCGGGTCAGCGACCACAAGGCGCAGCCCGCCAAGGGTGAGCCGCGCCATCGATACTGGGCGATCCGCGCCGGATCCGTCGTGCTGGCCACCGGCGCCTTCGAAAGGCCGCTGGTGTTTCCGGGCAATGACAGGCCCGGCGTCATGCTGGCGCATGCGGCGGAGCGCTACGCCAACGAATTCGGCGTGCTGCCGGGGCAGCGGGTCGTCGTGTTCACCAACAATGACAGCGCCTACCGGTCGGCGTTGGCGCTGAAGCAGGCAGGTGCGGCGATCGTTGCCATCGTCGACGTGCGCCCGCAACCGTCCGCCGAGATGAGCGCCCTGGCCGGCGAAGCCGAGGCGGAATTGCTTTCCGGCCATGCGGTGGTCGCCACGGAAGGTGGCAAGGCCTTGTCCGGCCTCAAGGTTCAGCGGTTCGACAGGGTCGCCGGTGCGCTGAGCGGCGATGCACGCAGCGTCCATGCCGATTGCCTGCTGATGTCGGGCGGCTGGTCGCCGACCATCCATCTGGCCAGCCAGGCCGGCGCCAGGGCGGAATGGAATGAGGCGCTGCAAGCCTTCCTACCGCCGATGCCGACGCAGAAATGGGTAGGCGCCGGCGCCTTCAACGGCCATTTCATGACCCTTGAAGCAATATTGGACGGCCGCAACGCAGGTCTCACCGCGGTCGGGGCGACGGTTGCGCCGATGGCGTACCCGGATATCGAATCCTTGCCTTGTGACCCCTGTCCCGCGCCCGTGTTCGAGATCAAGGGCAGCGGCAAGAGCTTTGTCGACTTCCAGCATGACGTCACGGCGGAGGATGTCCGCCTGGCGCATCGCGAAGGCTTCGTCTCTGTCGAGCACCTGAAGCGCTACACCACGCTCGGCATGGCCACCGACCAAGGCAAGAGCTCCAACGTTCCCGGCCTCGCCATCATGGCGGAAGCGCTCGGCAGGCCGATCCCGGAAGTCGGCACGACGCGCTTCCGACCGCCCTTCGCGCCGGTGTCGATCGGCTCGCTGGCAGCCGAACGTTTCGGCGACCTCAAGCCCGAACGGCTGACGCCGATGCATGACTGGCATGTCGACAATGGCGCGACCATGTATTCGGCCGGCCTCTGGTACCGGCCGATGATCTACGGCCACGCGGGCGAAACCGTCGAACAGGCCTATGTGCGCGAAGCCAAGGCGACGCGCGAAAGTGCGGGCATCGTCGATGTCTCGACGCTGGGCAAGATCGCCGTGCAAGGCCCCGACGCCGCCGCGTTCCTCGACCGTGTCTACACCAACATGTTCTCGACGCTCGCCGTCGGCAAGGCACGCTATGGGCTGATGCTGCGCGAGGACGGCTTCGCCTTCGACGACGGCACCACCTGGCGGCTCGGCGAACAGGATTTCCTGATGACCACCACCACGGCCAATGCCGGCAAGGTGATGCAGCATCTGGAATATTTCCTCGACGTGATCTGGCCGGAACTCAAGGTCCACGTCACCTCGGTGACCGACGAATGGGCGGGAGCCGCGATCGGCGGCCCGAAAGCGAGGCAGATTCTCGCAGCCTGTGTCACCGGCACTGCTGTCGACAATGCGACGCTGCCCTTCATGGGCATCGTGCATGGCGAGATCTCAGGCGTGCCGGTGATGATTTGCCGGTTATCCTTCTCCGGTGAAATGGCCTTCGAGGTCTATTGTGGCGCCGGCCACGGCACCCACGTCTGGGAAGCGTTGATCGAGGCTGGCAAGCCGCTGGGACTGGTCACCTACGGCCTCGAGGCGCTGGGCACGATGCGCATCGAGAAGGGCCATGTCACCGGCGCCGAGATCGACGGCCGCACCACGGCGCGCGACCTGCATCTCGACTGGATGCTGTCGAAGAAGAAGCCGTTCATCGGCTCGGCGATGATGGACCGGGAAGGTCTCGTCGCGTCCGAGCGGCTGGAACTGGTCGGCCTCATCGCGCTCGACAACCGGCCGCTCAATGGCGGCGCGCACATTGTCGAGGAAGTCGACGAAGCCAATCCGCACGGCTCGATCGGGCACATCACCGCCTGCTGCTATTCGCCGGCGCTCGGCAAGCATATCGCGCTGGCACTGGTCAAGGGCGGCAAGGCCAGGCACGGCACGCGTGCCCATGTCTCCGATCCCTTACGCAACCGCTTCGGGCCCGTGGAGATCGTCTCCAACCACTTCTACGATCCGGAAGGGACCCGCATGCATGGCTGA
- a CDS encoding GcvT family protein, which produces MAGLPSTARVVIIGGGVVGTSSLYHLAKAGWTDCVLLEKNELTSGSTWHAAGNVPTFSSSWSLMNMQRYSTELYRGLADAVDYPMNYHVTGSLRLAHTNERMQEFQRAKGMGTYQGMDIDVVGLDEIKRRYPFLETHELKGALYDPSDGDIDPAQLTQALAKGARDMGARIIRFCPVTGVRREKDEWVVVTAQGEIRCEIVVNAAGYRAAEVGRMFGREVPMMVMSHQYILFEEIPELAAWSKEQGKKLPLLRDVDTSYYLRQEKAGMNLGPYERNCRAHWATHDDPMPDDFSFQLFPDDLDRLEHYLADAVARVPILGTAGLSKVINGPIPYAPDGNPLIGPMPGVPNAFEACVFTFGIAQGGGAGKVLAEWVTQGQTEWDMWSCDPRRFTSFASAPDYCVAKGMEIYGNEYAIQFPRHAWPEGRDRKLSPIHDRIKTFGARFDAYNGWERATWYAQDGDDVSEKATLTFRREGPWQQRVREECLAVRDAAGILDLPGFSRFNLEGPGAAEWLSRQVTGLVPKPGRIGLVYFSDDKGRIVTEMSVVRHGEESMTLITAAVAQWHDFEWLKSHMPGDAAFKLIDRTEEFSTQILAGPNSRKILADVCEADLTLPWLTHQETRISGRWAKLVRVSFAGELGWEIHTRVDDTAAIFDAICAAGQNHGLKPFGMYALDSLRLEKGYRTWKGDLSTDYSVLQGGLERFVKWEKPDFRGKAALQNEKQQGVKKRFVTLVIENPGDCDAPYMSTLWHDGQIVGETTSGGWGHRIDKSIALGMLRADLSEPGTAVEVEIFGDRFKAVVQQDEPLWDPRNERLRA; this is translated from the coding sequence ATGGCGGGTTTGCCGAGCACGGCGCGCGTGGTGATCATCGGAGGTGGCGTTGTCGGCACCTCTTCGCTCTATCATCTGGCCAAGGCCGGCTGGACCGACTGCGTGCTCCTGGAAAAGAACGAGCTGACCTCGGGCTCGACGTGGCATGCCGCCGGCAATGTGCCGACCTTCTCTTCGTCGTGGTCGCTGATGAACATGCAGCGCTATTCGACCGAGCTTTATCGTGGTCTCGCCGACGCGGTCGACTATCCCATGAACTATCATGTCACCGGTTCGCTCAGGCTCGCCCACACAAACGAGCGCATGCAGGAATTCCAGCGCGCCAAGGGCATGGGCACCTACCAGGGCATGGACATAGACGTGGTCGGGCTCGACGAGATCAAGCGCCGCTACCCCTTCCTTGAAACGCATGAGTTGAAGGGCGCGCTCTACGATCCGAGCGACGGCGACATCGACCCGGCGCAGTTGACGCAGGCGCTGGCCAAGGGCGCGCGCGACATGGGCGCCAGGATCATCCGCTTCTGCCCCGTCACCGGCGTGCGGCGCGAGAAGGACGAGTGGGTGGTCGTAACGGCGCAAGGCGAGATCCGTTGCGAGATCGTCGTCAATGCGGCCGGTTACCGTGCCGCCGAAGTCGGCAGGATGTTCGGCCGCGAAGTGCCGATGATGGTGATGAGCCACCAGTACATATTGTTCGAGGAAATCCCCGAACTTGCCGCCTGGTCGAAGGAACAGGGCAAGAAGCTGCCGCTGCTGCGCGACGTCGACACCTCATACTATTTGCGCCAGGAAAAGGCCGGCATGAATCTTGGTCCCTATGAGCGCAATTGCCGCGCGCATTGGGCAACCCACGACGATCCCATGCCGGACGACTTTTCCTTCCAGCTCTTCCCCGACGATCTCGATCGGCTGGAGCATTATCTGGCCGATGCGGTCGCGCGCGTCCCGATCCTGGGCACCGCCGGCCTCTCCAAGGTCATCAACGGCCCGATCCCTTATGCGCCGGACGGCAATCCGCTGATCGGGCCGATGCCGGGCGTTCCCAATGCCTTCGAGGCTTGCGTCTTCACCTTCGGCATCGCCCAGGGCGGCGGCGCCGGCAAGGTGCTGGCCGAATGGGTGACGCAAGGCCAGACCGAATGGGACATGTGGTCGTGCGATCCGCGCCGCTTTACCTCTTTCGCCTCAGCACCGGATTATTGCGTGGCCAAGGGCATGGAAATCTATGGCAATGAATACGCCATCCAGTTCCCGCGTCACGCCTGGCCGGAAGGACGTGACAGGAAACTGTCGCCGATCCACGATCGCATCAAGACGTTCGGCGCCCGCTTCGATGCCTATAATGGCTGGGAACGCGCCACCTGGTACGCGCAGGACGGCGACGACGTCTCCGAGAAAGCGACGCTGACCTTCCGCCGCGAAGGGCCCTGGCAGCAACGCGTCCGCGAAGAGTGCCTGGCGGTCCGCGACGCCGCCGGCATCCTCGACCTGCCCGGCTTCTCGCGCTTCAACCTCGAGGGTCCAGGTGCCGCCGAATGGTTGAGCCGGCAAGTGACCGGCCTGGTGCCGAAGCCGGGCCGCATCGGCCTCGTCTATTTCTCCGACGACAAGGGCCGCATCGTCACCGAAATGTCGGTGGTACGCCATGGCGAAGAGTCCATGACGCTGATCACCGCGGCGGTGGCGCAGTGGCATGACTTCGAATGGCTGAAATCGCACATGCCTGGGGATGCCGCGTTCAAGCTGATCGACCGGACGGAGGAATTCTCCACGCAGATCCTGGCCGGTCCCAATTCGCGCAAAATCCTTGCCGATGTCTGTGAGGCCGACCTGACCTTGCCATGGCTGACGCACCAGGAGACCAGGATCTCCGGTCGCTGGGCCAAGCTGGTCCGCGTCTCCTTTGCCGGCGAGCTCGGCTGGGAGATCCACACCAGGGTCGACGACACCGCGGCAATCTTCGACGCGATCTGCGCCGCCGGGCAAAATCATGGGCTGAAGCCATTCGGCATGTACGCACTGGATTCGCTGCGTCTGGAAAAGGGCTACCGCACCTGGAAGGGCGACCTGTCGACGGACTACTCGGTCCTGCAGGGCGGGCTCGAGCGCTTCGTCAAATGGGAAAAGCCCGACTTCCGTGGCAAGGCGGCCCTCCAGAACGAGAAACAGCAAGGCGTGAAGAAGCGCTTCGTCACGCTGGTGATCGAAAATCCCGGCGATTGCGACGCGCCTTACATGTCGACGCTCTGGCATGACGGCCAGATCGTCGGCGAGACGACCTCGGGCGGCTGGGGCCATCGCATCGACAAGTCGATCGCGCTCGGCATGCTGCGCGCCGACCTGAGCGAACCCGGTACCGCCGTCGAGGTCGAGATCTTCGGCGACCGCTTCAAGGCAGTCGTGCAGCAGGACGAGCCCTTGTGGGATCCCAGGAACGAAAGACTGCGCGCATGA
- a CDS encoding nitroreductase, which yields MLGKKARIAVDAEIVDDAIMSRRSVRAFLPDMIDDETIRDILAVAARAPSGTNMQPWRVYVTKGGTKQRITDAIMNSGIRAEKADWDEYRYYPTQFFEPYLTRRRANGFGLYGALGIGRREVDKMRAQHDRNFVFFDAPVGMIFTIDRRLNQGSWIDYGMFLQNIMVAARGRGLHTCPQAAFAPYHRQIRPVLDIPDEEIVVCGMALGYEDTSKPENAFRTDREPLEEWVTFSE from the coding sequence ATGCTGGGAAAGAAGGCTCGAATCGCGGTTGATGCCGAGATCGTCGACGATGCGATCATGTCGCGCCGTTCGGTGCGCGCATTTCTGCCCGACATGATCGACGACGAGACGATCCGTGACATACTGGCTGTCGCGGCGCGCGCTCCCTCCGGCACCAACATGCAGCCCTGGCGGGTCTACGTCACCAAGGGCGGGACCAAGCAGCGGATCACGGATGCCATCATGAATTCCGGCATCCGCGCGGAAAAAGCCGACTGGGACGAATATCGCTATTATCCGACCCAGTTCTTCGAACCGTATCTCACCCGCCGCCGTGCCAACGGGTTCGGCCTCTACGGCGCGCTCGGCATAGGCCGCCGGGAAGTCGACAAGATGCGTGCCCAGCATGACCGCAACTTCGTCTTCTTCGACGCGCCGGTCGGCATGATCTTCACCATCGACCGCCGGCTCAACCAGGGTTCGTGGATCGATTACGGCATGTTCCTGCAAAACATCATGGTCGCGGCGCGGGGCAGGGGTCTGCATACATGTCCGCAGGCGGCCTTCGCGCCCTACCACCGGCAGATCCGGCCGGTGCTCGACATTCCCGACGAGGAGATCGTCGTCTGCGGCATGGCGCTCGGCTATGAAGACACTTCCAAGCCCGAGAACGCCTTCCGCACCGATCGTGAGCCGCTCGAGGAATGGGTGACGTTCAGCGAGTAG
- a CDS encoding sarcosine oxidase subunit delta, with product MLITCPYCGPRDVIEFTYQGDGNRERPDPASQNFEAWNAYVYDRLNPAGDHNEIWQHSGGCRAHLRVVRNTLTHEISSVAFVRGDHSSAARRKAEDKP from the coding sequence GTGCTGATCACTTGCCCCTATTGCGGCCCACGCGACGTCATCGAGTTCACCTATCAGGGTGACGGCAACCGCGAACGTCCCGATCCTGCCTCGCAGAATTTCGAGGCCTGGAACGCCTATGTCTACGACCGGCTGAACCCGGCCGGCGACCACAACGAGATCTGGCAGCATTCCGGCGGCTGCCGGGCTCACCTGAGGGTTGTGCGCAACACGCTGACGCATGAGATTTCCAGTGTCGCCTTCGTGCGCGGTGATCACAGCTCGGCCGCGCGCCGCAAGGCGGAGGACAAGCCATGA
- a CDS encoding helix-turn-helix domain-containing protein: MSDLVSPTARTLQGPDERVLAGDIRALRRVRGLTLAEIALQLGRSVGWVSQVERGLSTPSLSDLRAFADLFGVPISLFFSHDVPVESERGVVVRAGKRRTLGTSESGLVEELLSPDLGGSFEMVRSVFAPGAELKNEARRPTEEAGYIVSGQFDIEIAGVWHRLGEGDSFRFEGKPYRWRNPGSEPAVVIWVVSPPVY, encoded by the coding sequence GTGAGCGATTTGGTCTCCCCTACCGCACGAACATTACAGGGACCTGACGAGCGAGTCCTGGCCGGCGATATCAGGGCCTTGCGCCGGGTGCGAGGGCTGACGCTTGCCGAGATCGCGCTGCAACTCGGCCGTTCGGTCGGCTGGGTCAGCCAGGTCGAGCGCGGACTGTCGACGCCGTCGCTCAGCGACCTCAGGGCTTTCGCCGATTTGTTCGGCGTGCCGATCAGCCTGTTCTTCAGCCATGACGTGCCCGTGGAAAGCGAGCGCGGCGTGGTGGTGCGCGCCGGCAAGCGCCGCACCCTTGGCACCAGCGAATCCGGCCTTGTGGAGGAGCTTCTGTCACCGGACCTCGGTGGTAGCTTCGAGATGGTGCGGTCAGTCTTCGCGCCTGGCGCGGAGTTGAAGAACGAGGCCCGCCGCCCGACCGAGGAGGCTGGATACATCGTGTCCGGGCAGTTCGACATCGAAATAGCCGGGGTCTGGCACCGGCTCGGCGAAGGCGACTCCTTCCGCTTCGAAGGCAAGCCTTACCGCTGGCGCAACCCGGGTAGCGAGCCGGCGGTCGTAATCTGGGTGGTTTCGCCACCCGTCTATTGA
- the soxG gene encoding sarcosine oxidase subunit gamma family protein, translated as MAERQSPLEPEFHVGSHGNFEHGVEILLTETRPGSIVQLAAWPGEEKKLIAAIHAVTGLALPDGAGGGSSDGVKSVFGFAPGKFTVADEAEGLAAAFAEPVTPAIGTVTDLSHGRTAIRIAGPKAEWVLSKFFAIDFALPAFPVGAGRSTTHHDVFAQIQRTGTDQFDIYVFRSFARSFWKALCHASEEVGYEVQ; from the coding sequence ATGGCTGAGCGTCAATCGCCTCTCGAGCCGGAATTCCATGTCGGCTCACACGGCAATTTCGAGCATGGCGTCGAGATCCTGCTCACCGAAACCAGGCCGGGCTCGATCGTGCAACTCGCGGCATGGCCTGGCGAGGAGAAGAAACTGATCGCGGCCATCCACGCTGTCACCGGGCTTGCGCTGCCCGACGGCGCCGGCGGCGGCTCGAGCGACGGCGTGAAATCGGTGTTCGGCTTCGCACCGGGAAAGTTCACGGTAGCAGATGAGGCCGAAGGACTGGCCGCGGCCTTCGCCGAGCCGGTGACGCCCGCCATCGGCACGGTGACGGACCTGTCGCATGGCCGCACCGCCATCCGCATCGCCGGGCCGAAAGCCGAATGGGTGCTGTCGAAATTCTTCGCCATCGACTTCGCCCTGCCCGCCTTTCCGGTCGGCGCCGGCCGCTCGACAACGCACCACGATGTCTTCGCCCAGATCCAGCGCACCGGCACCGACCAATTCGACATCTATGTCTTCCGCTCCTTCGCCCGCTCGTTCTGGAAGGCGCTTTGCCACGCCAGCGAGGAAGTCGGCTACGAGGTGCAGTAG